The following proteins are co-located in the Procambarus clarkii isolate CNS0578487 chromosome 16, FALCON_Pclarkii_2.0, whole genome shotgun sequence genome:
- the LOC123760157 gene encoding uncharacterized protein, translating into MHALEDYATTWSKELQPGVLLEATSRLPEASTEAKPEFPHMQAGSVVNQRLPAEQLFMFNVIIPSFTSVICQSSTSVISQSATRVTIPPSTSVIIPSSTSVIIPSSTSVIIPSSTSVIIPSSTSVTIPPSTSVIIPSSTNVIIPPSTSVIIPSSTSVIIPSSTSVIIPPSTSVTIPPSTSVIIPSSTSVIIPSSTSVIIPPSTSVTIPPSTCVIIPSSTNVIIPPSTSVIIPSSTIVIIPSSTSVIIPSSTSVIIPSSTSVIIPSSTNVIIPPSTSVIIPSSTSVIIPSSTSVIIPSSTSVIIPSSTSVITPSSQLLAKETVYIKNQPAILQVVGENNCLSSVSDFHLSSCWTKRLFT; encoded by the exons ATGCACGCTCTAGAAGACTACGCCactacatggtcaaaagaattgcaacctggggtactaCTCGAGGCAACCTCGAGGCTTCCCgaagcttccactgaagccaaaccagaGTTTCCACACATGCAAGCTGGCTCTGTCGTCAA CCAAAGGCTGCCAGCAGAACAGTTGTTCATGTTCAATGTCATCATTCCATCTTTCACCAGTGTCATCTGTCAATCTTCCACTAGTGTCATCAGTCAATCTGCCACCAGAGTCACCATTCCACCTTCCACCAGTGTCATCATTCCATCTTCCACCAGTGTCATCATTCCATCTTCCACCAGTGTCATCATTCCATCTTCCACCAGTGTCATCATTCCATCTTCCACCAGTGTCACCATTCCACCTTCCACCAGTGTCATCATTCCATCTTCCACCAATGTCATCATTCCACCTTCCACCAGTGTCATCATTCCATCTTCCACCAGTGTCATCATTCCATCTTCCACTAGTGTCATCATTCCACCTTCCACCAGTGTCACCATTCCACCTTCCACCAGTGTCATCATTCCATCTTCCACCAGTGTCATCATTCCATCTTCCACTAGTGTCATCATTCCACCTTCCACCAGTGTCACCATTCCACCTTCCACCTGTGTCATCATTCCATCTTCCACCAATGTCATCATTCCACCTTCCACCAGTGTCATCATTCCATCTTCCACTATTGTCATCATTCCATCTTCCACTAGTGTCATCATTCCATCTTCCACTAGTGTCATCATTCCATCTTCCACTAGTGTCATCATTCCATCTTCCACCAATGTCATCATTCCACCTTCCACCAGTGTCATCATTCCATCTTCCACCAGTGTCATCATTCCATCTTCCACTAGTGTCATCATTCCATCTTCCACTAGTGTCATCATTCCATCTTCCACCAGTGTCATCACTCCATCTAGTCAGTTGTTGGCCAAAGAAACTGTTTACATTAAGAATCAACCTGCCATTTTGCAAGTCGTTGGAGAAAACAATTGTTTAAGTTCAGTATCTGATTTTCATCTATCCAGTTGTTGGACAAAACGATTGTTTACTTAG